In Staphylococcus saccharolyticus, one genomic interval encodes:
- a CDS encoding serine O-acetyltransferase codes for MTKLYSKNVPFVPRFMQQLNRLIFATDIPRSVQIGQGTKFAHSGLGCVIHEKAVIGKNCKLLQNVTVGGRGKHGTPVIGDNVLIGANATIAGGIKVGNNATIGAMSLVIEDVPEGATVVGIPAKPIQTR; via the coding sequence ATGACCAAATTATACTCTAAGAATGTGCCTTTCGTTCCTAGATTTATGCAGCAGTTAAATCGATTGATATTTGCCACAGATATACCTAGATCAGTTCAGATTGGGCAAGGTACAAAATTTGCTCATAGTGGTTTAGGATGCGTGATACACGAAAAAGCTGTTATTGGAAAAAATTGTAAATTACTACAAAATGTAACTGTTGGGGGAAGAGGTAAGCATGGTACGCCAGTTATAGGTGATAATGTTCTTATAGGCGCTAATGCCACCATAGCAGGAGGCATAAAAGTAGGTAATAATGCTACAATTGGAGCTATGAGTTTAGTTATAGAAGATGTTCCAGAAGGTGCTACTGTGGTAGGTATACCTGCTAAACCAATTCAAACTAGATAA